One region of Gloeocapsa sp. DLM2.Bin57 genomic DNA includes:
- a CDS encoding transposase, whose protein sequence is RGLSTVGHIGTNAWGEETSTLIEAIQLKQVTSLNQESPSF, encoded by the coding sequence AAGAGGATTAAGTACGGTGGGGCACATCGGAACTAACGCTTGGGGAGAGGAGACCTCTACTTTAATTGAAGCAATTCAGTTAAAGCAAGTTACCTCATTGAACCAAGAATCCCCATCCTTTTAG